The Melanotaenia boesemani isolate fMelBoe1 chromosome 8, fMelBoe1.pri, whole genome shotgun sequence DNA window ACCTCTACAGATTCAAGAACTGGACAAAGTCTGTATCAGTGAGGAGGAAAAGCAATTCGTATTAAAACTAACTGATTCCTTAATGATGCTTCAGAGCCAGCCCAAATCTGAAGAACCAGTCATTCCTACACCCAGTGTCCAGTACCAGGAGAGTACCTCCAGTCTGGACCAGCAGAACTCGAACCCCCTACAGGTTCCAGAGGAACAGGACAGAATCTGTATCAGTCAGGAAAGAGGGCAGAGAAtattaaaacaggaaactgattCCTTAATGATGCTTCAGAGCCAGCCCAAATCTGAAGAACCAGTCATTCCTATACCTGTTGTCCAGTACCAGGAGAGTTCCTCCAGTCTGGACCAGCAGAACCCAAACCCTCTACAGGTTCCACAGAAAAGGGATGAGGCCTGCATCAGTCAGGAGGCGAAGCAACTCGTAATAAAACTAACTGATTCCTTAATGATGCTTCAGAGCCAGAACAAATCTGAAGAACCAGTCATTCCTATTCATGTTATCCAGTACCAGGAGACAAGCTCCAGTCTGGACCAGCAGAACCCAAACCCTCTACAGGTTCCAGAGGAACAGCAAAAAATCTGTATCAGTGAGGAGGAAAAGCAATTCGTAATAAAACTAACTGAGTCCTTAATGATGCTTCAGAGCCAGTCGACATCTGAAGAACCAGTCATTCCTATTCATGTGGTCCAGTACCAGGAGACAAGCTCCAGTCTGGACCAGCAGGACCCAAACCCTCTACAGAAAAGGGATGAGGCCTGCATCAGTCAGGAGAGGGAGCAGCCCAAACTCAAATCTGAAGAACCAGTCACTGGAAGACATGATGTCCAGTTCTTGAGGGAGATGGATCCTCATCACAGATTGATGGATGTTACCTGGCAACCCATGGTGAAGTTACACAGGATAGGTTAGTCACACTGTCTGCTTCAGCTTTGACTAAAACACGGTGACTGGAAAAAGAGGAATCATCTGTGCACCTTTTCTAATGTTTTAAACATAtcagggctgcaacgattagtcgacgtcgACAagaaaaatagtcgacaacaaaTTTAACCTTCGACTGTTGTcagcaataaacaaaaaaatctacagagtgagacatcgtcttcttttttatctctgctgagagttgcacacgCACATTAAAGTCCGCcgggggaaaaatatggcggcggacCAGGGAACTAAACGGCGGCCGAGGACGTCAacagtctgggataacttcacgttaaacttataaaataaattaaatacacgtgaggtttgtaaagcggaccttgtgtacgacggaagtacgtctgcaacgctcgaccacttaaagaggaggaacgtcggacttacataacaacctcatgcaagatttcaaagctgaaagtgaaataagatccatttataataatcatgagatccataatccgattggtcgactagtcgttttaatagtcggtgactaatcgaccatcagaatagtcattagttgcaggcTTAAAATGTAAAGTTGCATAAAACAGAGAAGCGAACTTTAAACTCTTCTGCAGTCTCATAGTTGATCATTTAGACACGATTACACAGTTACAGTCCAACACTGCTTTTTATCCATCTAAAGAATCGACTCTGGCGGGACGTCCTGCCTGTTTCCTGGTAATGACGTCACATCGTCAGTTATTCCATCAACTGTATTACTTTTCCACAAAATTATTCCGAGTTCTGTATTTTTCCAGTATAGTCCTTATGAATGTCTGTCCGCAAACTCCTCCTTCGAATATGAAATCTAATTTGTGGTCCAGCCATGTGACCTTTCTGTGAACCCCGTGTAATCGGTTGGACCTGTTACGTATGTTAGGGGTGGGACTTCAACGCATTATTTACAATTACTGATTACAAACAATGgccacataaaacaaaatgaacaggTTTGATCGTAGTTTCCAAACAACGCAGCACGTTTGTCAGCGCGCGGTTTCCAGTACACCGATGACAGCGACGCACACGTCCCAGCTTGGGGCTATATTCAgccagttttcagacccctgtAGCGTTTTCTGGCTAACAAAGCGGGTAGCAGCAGGTCTACAGACCTCGGTCTTACAGCTGCAACTGAAGGAGTTATCATGACGGAACatgtaaagttttatttgaatatttaagCACAAGTTCAGAGTGTAGAGTCACTAGAAGATGGTTTTActaacattttcttatttcccACCTAGAACTTCCAGAGCAGCGCGTTGGTGGGGAGGACATCAGTGGCCAGCAGTCCTGTGGGAAAGAGAGCAACTGCAGTCTGGACCAGGAGGATCTACAGCCTCCACCCACTGAAGAGAAGCTAAATGAACAATGCTTCAGTCAAGACGGAAAGCAGCTTGTGCAGAAGCAGAGTGATGCACGTATTGTCACGCCTGCTTATAAGGAAAATGGTCAAAGTGAACCAGAACAGAACAGGGACCAGCTCTTCTCTCTCAACTCTCCCTCAGCTGAGAGCCAAAAACAGGGGCGACGCAAGCGTCACATGACCACAAATCCTGATGCAAAAGTAAACCGTTCCCTTCCAGAGAACATCTGTATGACAGATAAAGGGAAGAATTCAGAAGCAAGAGACACTTGGGCAAagcctgaaaagaaaaagcttctGCAGAAACGTCAAAGAATCCTGGACAGAGAGAAACCTCACCCTTGTGAGACATGTGGGAAAAGATATTCTCATTTACCAGCATTTAAAGCGCATTTAACCGGCCACGTGCGAAGAAGGAACCTTCATCCTTGCAGATATTGTGAGAAAGCATTCAAACACCCATCATTACTGAAGTTTCACATGACAACTCACACAATCGAGAAGCCGTATTCCTGCAAAGTCTGTCACAAAGATTTCTGCAGCAGCAATGCTCTGAACACCCACGTGAGAACTCACACGGCTGACAAGCCGTATTCATGCACAGTGTGTCAGGAAACGTTTGCTTGGCATAGCTCCCTGGTAGACCACATGAGAACACACACCACTCAGACACCATATTCATGCAAAATTTGTGGGACGGGTTTATGTAGTAATGAAAGCCTGAGGTTCCACATAGCAAGTCATACGGACGAGAAGTTCACTTAAGATGTGTCCCAAAGGGAAAAGTGCCATGTGGAAGTTTTTACATCATCACTGTAGATCAAAGCTGTTAAAGAGCTTCGTTTCAGTGCACGTTTCAGTGCACGTTAGAGCTGCTTATCAGTGAGGAAGATGAGCCTCCTGTAGATCAGATCTTCTCCTGACCGTCATGTACTCCGTCTTCAGCATCTCATGGAagaagaaaattacaaaaacaagctttttttacttttcttggttattaaatgttaataatCTGAGATTTATAATCATCCACATGCACTGTCGTTGCTGAATGTTcatcttgttttactttaataaaatcCTCTTTTCACACACTGATCATTGCCGGTTGTTTTTCTGATCTCATGTTTTGATCCGAACAATAACAGCTTGTAAAGTGATGATGGAGAACACCAGGTCCAGCCTGAAGTCTGTGCTGGTGAACTGTGGTGCGACTGGATGGAGATCAGCTGTGTGAGAATATCAGCTGTGATCCAGTCAGAGTGTTTGCAgcttcatgttttcttgttgGTGTGGATCTGCTGCTCGTGTCAATCCTCCCACAGCTGGAACCACAGAGACTCTGATAAAACAGGAATGAGCAGAATCCATCTGATATGAAGCTGTGGTCTGAATACCACTTCCCTCCTCTTtgaagagtagtcagatatctgtgttcaggtttttgtacagCCTCTTCTACACTTTGTATCACTGTGTTGATAGAGCACAGTAGTAGAGAGCTGTGTCTGCCAGGGTTAGCTCGCTGATGGTCAGGCTGGTTGTTGTAGACGATGTTTCTGAGGAATATCGCTGATCAGGAATGTAATCACCGCTCCATGATTTTGCTCTTTTCCAGAGTATAAACTGAGGAGCCTGAAGGTCAGAATGATGTTTGTACCAGTGGAGGTAAGGAGTACTATAATCAGTCTGATATCTACATGTGAGTTTGAGAGGTCGTCCTTCTCTTCCACTGACttcatcttgatcaggagagattgtgtctgcagcttttagtcctggaa harbors:
- the LOC121645007 gene encoding zinc finger protein 202-like, coding for MSSTQYFRELISERLTAAAEEIFTEFEKTIVQYEEAMDRQRRLLETSRRPKRNPRKREPRRQHVHTKQKILSDQPIWNHKRNSSLDQQKPKPVQIPVNQDKVCLSPEMLQFVLKRKTDSFVKLQSRPKPEIRISPSPVVQYQYKNGSLDQPTPKPLQTPLEQDEVFISQEEKQQILKKKSESFMMLPTKTKSQKPIIPRYVVQESTSSLDQQNPKPLQIQELDKVCISEEEKQFVLKLTDSLMMLQSQPKSEEPVIPTPSVQYQESTSSLDQQNSNPLQVPEEQDRICISQERGQRILKQETDSLMMLQSQPKSEEPVIPIPVVQYQESSSSLDQQNPNPLQVPQKRDEACISQEAKQLVIKLTDSLMMLQSQNKSEEPVIPIHVIQYQETSSSLDQQNPNPLQVPEEQQKICISEEEKQFVIKLTESLMMLQSQSTSEEPVIPIHVVQYQETSSSLDQQDPNPLQKRDEACISQEREQPKLKSEEPVTGRHDVQFLREMDPHHRLMDVTWQPMVKLHRIELPEQRVGGEDISGQQSCGKESNCSLDQEDLQPPPTEEKLNEQCFSQDGKQLVQKQSDARIVTPAYKENGQSEPEQNRDQLFSLNSPSAESQKQGRRKRHMTTNPDAKVNRSLPENICMTDKGKNSEARDTWAKPEKKKLLQKRQRILDREKPHPCETCGKRYSHLPAFKAHLTGHVRRRNLHPCRYCEKAFKHPSLLKFHMTTHTIEKPYSCKVCHKDFCSSNALNTHVRTHTADKPYSCTVCQETFAWHSSLVDHMRTHTTQTPYSCKICGTGLCSNESLRFHIASHTDEKFT